In Hahella sp. KA22, one genomic interval encodes:
- a CDS encoding HDOD domain-containing protein, whose translation MAELEEKIKADILQAIDSDKLVLPTLPEVALQVREVAESPDSSVQDLAKVISNDTAMTARIIRVCNSPLLRGSREISNLTMAIGRLGMAYTANLATGLAMEQMFQATSEQIDQRMREIWRSSTEVAGICHVLAQHYTKLKPDQATLAGLVHQIGALPVLTYIEHHDIHVDNETLDKLIETLQPTIGQYILKKWDFPAELQIVPTEFSNFHREAPNVDYADVVMVAKLQSLIGSQHPYTEMDWGQISAFNRLGLDPEIDMNEAEDLSAEMEAAMALLSPS comes from the coding sequence ATGGCAGAATTAGAAGAGAAAATCAAAGCAGACATACTTCAGGCAATAGATTCCGATAAGCTGGTGCTGCCCACCCTCCCGGAGGTCGCTCTGCAAGTTCGAGAAGTGGCGGAAAGTCCGGACTCCTCCGTTCAGGACCTCGCTAAAGTCATTAGCAACGACACCGCCATGACGGCCCGCATTATACGTGTATGCAACAGCCCCCTTTTACGCGGCAGCAGGGAAATATCGAACCTGACCATGGCGATTGGCCGCCTTGGCATGGCCTATACCGCTAATCTCGCGACAGGGCTGGCGATGGAGCAAATGTTCCAGGCCACCTCGGAACAAATAGATCAACGTATGCGAGAAATCTGGCGCAGCAGTACGGAAGTGGCCGGCATCTGCCACGTGCTGGCGCAGCATTACACCAAGTTAAAGCCCGATCAGGCGACCCTCGCAGGACTGGTGCACCAGATTGGCGCCCTCCCCGTACTGACGTATATCGAGCACCACGACATTCATGTCGACAACGAAACGCTCGACAAGCTGATCGAAACCCTGCAGCCCACGATTGGACAGTACATTCTCAAAAAGTGGGACTTCCCTGCAGAACTCCAAATCGTACCGACAGAGTTCAGCAACTTCCATCGGGAAGCGCCCAACGTCGATTACGCAGACGTGGTGATGGTCGCCAAGCTGCAAAGTCTGATAGGCAGCCAGCATCCTTATACTGAGATGGATTGGGGGCAGATATCGGCGTTCAACCGGCTCGGACTCGACCCGGAAATAGATATGAACGAGGCGGAGGACTTAAGCGCGGAAATGGAAGCCGCCATGGCGCTACTTTCACCTTCCTGA
- a CDS encoding folate-binding protein YgfZ codes for MTSFWNTFAAPANTPATQESDGAPHIHRLTNVALLEIKGPDAIKFMQGQFTCDVQDITSNHSSLAACCTPKGRMVALFRIAQAKPDCYLLRLPEEVAQSFLAHLNKYKVFYKCTVTLLDDWGVIGLSGDLDAIQPLSSNIPASIDASHVGEGLLLIRPPGKASRVECWLDSDQASKLLPELDNQCAAGSIEDWERLEVLSGLGEVYPETLDEFIPQMLNLQALGAISFKKGCYTGQEIVARMQYLGTLKKRMFLLSSDSFAPAPGSAVIDETGARIGSVVRSAQGQTLAVLDKSAAIDKALRLEEAPETSLQLLELPYAIEEVSNTKKKL; via the coding sequence ATGACGTCCTTTTGGAACACCTTCGCCGCCCCCGCAAATACTCCGGCGACACAGGAAAGCGACGGCGCCCCGCATATCCACAGGCTGACCAACGTCGCCTTACTGGAGATAAAAGGGCCTGACGCCATCAAATTCATGCAAGGTCAATTTACCTGCGACGTTCAGGATATTACCAGCAACCATTCTTCGCTGGCCGCGTGCTGTACCCCTAAAGGCCGCATGGTTGCATTGTTCCGCATAGCGCAAGCCAAGCCTGACTGCTATTTGCTGAGACTGCCCGAAGAGGTCGCTCAAAGCTTTCTCGCTCACCTTAATAAGTACAAGGTGTTTTATAAGTGCACCGTCACCCTGCTGGATGATTGGGGCGTAATAGGATTGAGCGGAGATCTGGATGCGATCCAGCCTCTCTCTTCCAACATTCCTGCTTCCATAGACGCCAGCCATGTCGGCGAAGGCCTATTGCTTATTCGTCCACCCGGTAAAGCCTCCCGAGTGGAGTGCTGGCTGGATAGCGATCAGGCGTCAAAGTTACTACCGGAGCTGGATAATCAATGCGCGGCTGGCTCTATTGAGGATTGGGAACGCCTGGAAGTTCTTTCAGGATTGGGAGAGGTTTACCCAGAGACCCTGGATGAATTTATCCCGCAAATGCTGAACCTGCAGGCGCTGGGCGCCATCAGCTTCAAAAAGGGCTGCTATACGGGGCAAGAAATCGTCGCCCGCATGCAATACCTCGGCACTCTGAAGAAACGCATGTTTCTACTCTCTTCTGATAGCTTCGCTCCTGCGCCCGGCTCAGCGGTTATCGACGAGACCGGGGCTCGCATTGGTTCGGTCGTGCGCAGCGCTCAAGGACAAACCCTCGCCGTGCTGGACAAATCTGCGGCAATAGACAAAGCGCTACGCCTGGAGGAGGCTCCGGAAACCTCATTGCAATTGCTTGAACTTCCCTACGCGATTGAAGAAGTTAGCAACACAAAGAAAAAGCTCTAG
- a CDS encoding succinate dehydrogenase assembly factor 2, whose translation MTEDVEYKRLFWHSRRGMLELDVLLVPFLKEAYPELPDEDKARYRMLLECEDTDMFQWFMQKSTPEDPDLARIVKIILDRVQPSYD comes from the coding sequence ATGACTGAAGATGTAGAATACAAGCGTTTATTCTGGCACAGCCGACGCGGAATGCTGGAGTTGGATGTGCTGCTGGTTCCTTTTCTCAAGGAAGCCTACCCCGAACTCCCGGACGAAGACAAAGCGCGCTACCGTATGCTCTTAGAGTGCGAAGACACGGATATGTTCCAGTGGTTTATGCAAAAATCCACGCCGGAAGATCCTGATCTGGCGCGCATCGTTAAAATCATCCTAGACCGTGTTCAACCAAGCTACGATTGA
- the nadB gene encoding L-aspartate oxidase, whose product MSLSFEHDVLIIGSGAAGLTVALNLPTDLRVAVLSKTELKSGSTLWAQGGIAAVLDDDDSTESHLQDTLVAGAGLCDKDSVRLTVEHGREAIEWLISQGVQFDTDESEESTQKYHLTKEGGHSHRRIVHAADATGRAVSGSLADRAREKANIEIFEDRVGIDLITHSKLFLPGNRCVGAYVLNKKTSHVELFRAKFVVLATGGASKVYLYTSNPDVATGDGIAMAWRAGCRMGNMEFNQFHPTCLYHPQAKSFLITEAVRGEGGKLLLPNGKRFMGQFDEREELAPRDVVARAIDHEMKRLGADCLYLDISHKDKDFILGHFPTVHQRCLSYGIDITKEPIPVVPAAHYTCGGVVTDSAGRTDLNSLYAVGETAFTGLHGANRMASNSLLECLVFGKSCAEDIASRIAHTPEPPPAPSWDESQVTDSDEDVVISHNWDELRRFMWDYVGIVRTNKRLQRAKHRVDLLHQEIREYYSNYKVSNDLLELRNLVTVADLIICSAIQRKESRGLHYTLDYPHPLKTPENTILTPVNFPAEPW is encoded by the coding sequence ATGAGTTTAAGCTTCGAACACGATGTTCTCATTATCGGCAGCGGCGCCGCTGGCCTTACCGTCGCCCTGAATCTTCCCACCGATTTAAGAGTGGCGGTATTGTCCAAGACTGAACTCAAAAGCGGCTCCACGCTTTGGGCGCAAGGCGGCATCGCGGCGGTGTTGGACGATGACGACAGCACTGAATCCCACCTGCAGGATACGCTGGTGGCCGGCGCTGGGCTGTGCGACAAGGACAGCGTACGCCTTACCGTTGAGCATGGTCGTGAGGCCATTGAATGGCTTATCTCCCAGGGAGTGCAGTTCGATACAGACGAATCCGAAGAGTCCACGCAGAAATACCATCTCACCAAGGAAGGCGGACATAGCCATCGCCGCATTGTTCACGCTGCAGACGCCACCGGCCGTGCAGTATCAGGCTCACTGGCCGATCGCGCGCGTGAAAAAGCCAATATTGAAATATTCGAAGACCGCGTCGGCATCGACCTGATCACCCATAGCAAATTGTTTCTTCCCGGCAACCGCTGTGTCGGCGCCTACGTGCTGAACAAAAAAACCAGTCATGTAGAGCTGTTCCGCGCCAAATTTGTGGTGCTCGCCACCGGCGGCGCCAGCAAAGTCTATCTCTATACCAGCAATCCTGACGTGGCGACCGGCGACGGCATCGCTATGGCCTGGCGGGCAGGTTGCCGCATGGGCAACATGGAGTTCAACCAGTTCCACCCAACCTGCCTTTATCACCCTCAGGCGAAATCCTTTTTGATTACAGAGGCCGTTCGCGGCGAAGGCGGCAAGCTTCTGCTGCCCAACGGCAAGCGCTTCATGGGTCAATTTGACGAGCGCGAAGAGCTCGCTCCACGTGACGTCGTCGCCCGCGCTATCGACCACGAAATGAAACGACTTGGCGCGGACTGCCTGTATCTGGATATCAGCCATAAAGACAAAGACTTTATCCTCGGACATTTCCCCACAGTGCACCAACGCTGCCTGTCTTACGGTATCGATATCACCAAAGAGCCCATCCCTGTGGTTCCCGCCGCACACTACACCTGCGGAGGAGTAGTTACCGACAGCGCCGGCCGTACAGACCTGAACTCTCTATACGCCGTAGGCGAAACTGCATTTACCGGACTCCACGGGGCCAACCGCATGGCCAGCAACTCCCTGCTGGAATGTCTGGTATTCGGCAAATCCTGTGCAGAAGACATCGCCAGCCGTATCGCCCATACGCCTGAGCCGCCGCCCGCTCCGTCCTGGGACGAAAGTCAGGTAACAGACTCCGACGAAGATGTTGTGATCTCACACAACTGGGACGAGCTGCGCCGCTTCATGTGGGACTATGTCGGCATCGTACGAACCAACAAACGCCTGCAACGCGCGAAGCATCGCGTAGACCTGTTACATCAGGAAATCCGTGAGTATTACAGCAACTATAAAGTGTCCAATGACCTGCTTGAGCTGCGTAATCTAGTGACGGTTGCAGACCTGATTATCTGCTCGGCGATCCAACGTAAAGAAAGCCGCGGCCTGCATTACACCCTGGACTACCCCCACCCGCTCAAAACGCCGGAAAACACGATTTTAACCCCCGTTAACTTTCCCGCGGAGCCTTGGTGA
- a CDS encoding protein YgfX, translated as MFNQATIELRPSLQLTLFFTVFFGLIGVVLLALAMPVWLKLSLSALLGAHFVFTVGQYALLTWPTSVIKIRYEKNGDEDVKVRLFKRNQRELDTRLHGDTCVTPIVTLLVCRTGWRDLVFLVRDNCDPDAFRRFRVCLRFARN; from the coding sequence GTGTTCAACCAAGCTACGATTGAGCTGCGACCATCGCTGCAGTTGACGCTGTTCTTTACCGTCTTTTTCGGACTGATTGGCGTAGTGTTATTGGCTCTGGCGATGCCGGTCTGGCTAAAACTTTCTTTGAGCGCCCTGTTAGGCGCTCATTTTGTCTTCACCGTCGGCCAGTATGCTCTGTTAACCTGGCCGACTAGCGTGATAAAAATCCGCTATGAAAAAAACGGCGATGAAGACGTGAAAGTCAGACTGTTCAAACGCAATCAACGCGAGCTGGATACCCGTCTGCACGGAGACACCTGCGTCACGCCAATTGTTACCTTGCTGGTCTGCCGCACAGGCTGGCGAGATCTGGTATTTCTCGTCCGGGATAATTGTGATCCGGATGCATTTCGCCGTTTTCGAGTTTGTTTACGCTTCGCCAGGAATTAA